A genomic region of Kluyveromyces marxianus DMKU3-1042 DNA, complete genome, chromosome 5 contains the following coding sequences:
- the SSB2 gene encoding Hsp70 family ATPase SSB2 produces MAEGVFPGAIGIDLGTTYSCVATYENSVEIIANEQGNRVTPSFVAFTPEERLIGDAAKNQAALNPKNTVFDAKRLIGRRFDEESVQSDMKTWPFKVIDSNGAPLIEVEYLGETKTFSPQEISSMVLTKMKEIAEAKIGKKVEKAVVTVPAYFNDAQRQATKDAGAIAGLNVLRIINEPTAAAIAYGLGAGKSEKERHVLIFDLGGGTFDVSLLHIAGGVYTVKSTSGNTHLGGQDFDTNLLEHFKTEFKKKTGADISGDARALRRLRTAAERAKRTLSSVAQTTVEVDSLFDGEDFEATITRARFEDINAALFKSTLEPVEQVLKDAKISKSQIDEVVLVGGSTRIPKVQKLLSDFFDGKQLEKSINPDEAVAYGAAVQGAILTGQSTSDETKDLLLLDVAPLSLGVGMAGDVFGVVVPRNTTVPTIKRRTFTTVADHQTTVTFPVYQGERVNCKENTLLGEFDLKGVPPMPAGEPVLEAIFEVDANGILKVTAVEKSTGKSANITISNAIGRLSSEEIEQMVNQAEEFKAADEAFAKKHEARQRLESYISSVEQTVTDPVLSAKIKRNAKAKVEAALADAFSTLQIEDASADDLRKAEVGLKRAVTKAMSTR; encoded by the coding sequence ATGGCTGAAGGTGTTTTCCCAGGTGCTATCGGTATCGATTTAGGTACAACTTACTCTTGTGTTGCTACTTACGAGAATTCCGTTGAAATTATTGCCAACGAACAAGGTAACAGAGTTACTCCTTCTTTCGTCGCTTTCactccagaagaaagattgaTTGGTGATGCTGCTAAGAACCAAGCTGCTTTGAACCCAAAGAACACCGTCTTCGACGCTAAGCGTTTGATCGGTAGAAGATTCGATGAAGAATCTGTTCAATCTGACATGAAGACCTGGCCATTCAAGGTTATCGACTCCAACGGTGCCCCATTGATTGAAGTTGAATACCTAGGTGAAACCAAGACTTTCTCTCCACAAGAAATCTCTTCCATGGTCTTGACCAAGATGAAGGAAATTGCTGAGGCCAAGATTGGTaagaaggttgaaaagGCTGTCGTTACCGTCCCAGCATACTTCAACGATGCTCAAAGACAAGCTACCAAGGATGCTGGTGCCATTGCTGGTTTGAACGTTTTGAGAATTATCAACGAACCTACCGCTGCTGCCATCGCTTACGGTCTAGGTGCTGGTAAGTCCGAAAAGGAAAGACACGTCTTGATCTTCGATTTGGGTGGTGGTACTTTCGATGTTTCTTTGCTACACATCGCTGGTGGTGTTTACACTGTTAAGTCTACTTCTGGTAACACTCACTTGGGTGGTCAAGATTTCGACACCAACTTGTTGGAACACTTCAAGACtgaattcaagaagaagactgGTGCTGACATCTCCGGTGACGCTAGAGCTTTGAGAAGACTAAGAACTGCTGCTGAAAGAGCTAAGAGAACTTTGTCCTCTGTTGCTCAAACCACCGTTGAAGTTGACTCCTTGTTCGATGGTGAAGACTTTGAAGCTACCATCACCAGAGCCAGATTCGAAGACATCAACGCTGCTCTATTCAAGTCTACTCTAGAACCAGTTGAACAAGTTCTAAAGGATGCTAAGATCTCCAAGTCTCAAATTGACGAAGTTGTCTTGGTTGGTGGTTCCACCAGAATTCCAAAGGTCCAAAAGTTGCTATCTGACTTCTTTGACGGTAAGCAATTGGAAAAGTCTATTAACCCAGATGAAGCTGTTGCTTACGGTGCTGCTGTTCAAGGTGCTATCTTGACCGGTCAATCTACTTCTGACGAAACCAAGgacttgttgttgttggatgTTGCTCCATTGTCTTTGGGTGTCGGTATGGCTGGTGATGTTTTCGGTGTTGTCGTTCCAAGAAACACCACCGTCCCAACCATCAAGAGAAGAACATTCACAACTGTTGCTGACCACCAAACTACTGTTACTTTCCCAGTTTACCAAGGTGAACGTGTTAACTGTAAGGAAAACACCTTGTTGGGTGAATTCGACTTGAAGGGTGTTCCACCAATGCCAGCTGGTGAACCAGTTTTGGAAGCTATCTTCGAAGTTGATGCTAACGGTATCTTGAAGGTCACTGCCGTCGAAAAGTCCACTGGTAAATCTGCTAACATTACCATCTCTAACGCTATTGGTAGATTGTCTTCTGAAGAAATCGAACAAATGGTTAACCAAGCTGAAGAGTTCAAGGCTGCTGACGAAGCTTTCGCTAAGAAGCACGAAGCCAGACAAAGATTGGAATCATACATCTCTTCCGTTGAACAAACTGTCACCGACCCAGTTTTGTCCGCCAAGATCAAGAGAAACGCTAAGGCTAAGGTTGAAGCTGCTTTGGCTGATGCTTTCTCCACCTTGCAAATCGAAGATGCATCTGCTGACGATTTGAGAAAGGCTGAAGTTGGTTTGAAGAGAGCTGTCACCAAGGCTATGTCTACCCGttaa